One region of Flavobacterium sp. KACC 22763 genomic DNA includes:
- a CDS encoding M56 family metallopeptidase → MIPYILYTALILFACLMFYKLLLQKETFYNLNRFVLLACMVVAFTLPLLPIPQQFSLQKQKVTAAIPSIKKTVAKEPTAELKALPVNEVLVNETKQQFNMTLVMQWIVYLYWFGVIVFALNFLMQAVILFYRAYTSEIIQDGKFRIVEITGDKAPCSFANNIFINPEKYEWETYNQILLHEKIHIEQKHTIDLLLAEIVLIFQWFNPFAWQWRKALESNLEFLTDNEMLQQGSVEKESYQFSLLKVAAPQFPLSLTTNYNQSLLKKRIIMMNSKKSNVNTTWKYFFLLPLLVLFACLFNQPAAQSQTLTSNLKNEETKGSPNTQKGDQTEGNWFATIKGNTVEMEFKNDENSHSTHTYDISEFSGLSKDKQGTFSLTREAGTMNFTGKFEGNSGMGTYKFVGNKNFAKEMAAQGITLADDTDLMVFFAVNIKTSYVKMLHKKGYKNVDKEQVIPLAALNVSEDYIDSIKDAGIGNIDIETLIPFKSLNIDKAFIEDIIKSGYKNVSPENLITLKSQNIDGKYINDYRSSAKTKKNENGEEDEDNIIAFKTLNIDKAYIDSFKKMGYNDLSNDDLIALKALNVTAEYVGQFEKVGYKNISSEDLTALKSQNITADLIKEYKDLGFSDLDLNDIVGAKAVGATPTFIKAMREKGHNFKDIGKYIALKAVVGN, encoded by the coding sequence ATGATACCTTATATTCTATACACAGCACTTATTCTTTTTGCTTGCCTTATGTTTTATAAGCTGCTTTTGCAGAAAGAAACTTTTTATAACTTGAATAGATTTGTTTTGCTGGCGTGCATGGTAGTAGCTTTTACTTTGCCGTTGCTTCCGATTCCGCAGCAATTCTCCCTTCAAAAACAGAAAGTAACTGCAGCTATTCCTTCCATAAAAAAAACAGTTGCAAAAGAACCAACTGCTGAGCTGAAAGCACTTCCTGTAAATGAAGTTTTAGTAAATGAAACAAAGCAACAATTTAATATGACTTTGGTCATGCAGTGGATAGTGTATTTGTATTGGTTTGGTGTCATTGTTTTTGCGCTTAATTTTTTGATGCAAGCTGTTATATTATTTTACAGAGCGTATACATCAGAGATTATTCAGGATGGAAAATTTAGAATTGTCGAAATAACAGGCGATAAAGCACCTTGTTCTTTTGCTAATAATATTTTTATAAATCCTGAAAAATACGAATGGGAAACGTACAATCAGATTTTGCTGCATGAAAAAATTCATATTGAGCAAAAACATACTATTGATCTTTTGCTTGCAGAAATCGTACTTATTTTTCAGTGGTTTAATCCTTTTGCTTGGCAATGGCGAAAAGCATTAGAAAGTAATCTTGAATTTTTGACCGATAACGAAATGCTACAACAAGGTAGCGTAGAAAAAGAAAGTTATCAATTTAGCCTGCTTAAAGTAGCGGCGCCACAATTTCCTTTGAGTCTTACAACTAATTATAATCAATCATTACTCAAAAAACGAATCATCATGATGAATTCAAAAAAATCAAACGTAAACACAACATGGAAATATTTTTTCCTGTTACCATTATTGGTATTATTTGCCTGCCTTTTTAATCAACCGGCAGCGCAAAGTCAGACGCTAACTTCGAATCTTAAAAACGAAGAAACTAAAGGGAGTCCAAACACTCAAAAAGGTGATCAAACCGAAGGAAACTGGTTTGCCACAATCAAAGGTAATACGGTAGAAATGGAATTTAAAAACGACGAGAATAGCCATTCTACTCATACTTATGATATTAGCGAGTTTAGCGGATTATCAAAAGATAAACAAGGAACATTTTCTCTAACGCGTGAAGCGGGAACAATGAACTTTACCGGAAAATTTGAAGGAAATAGCGGAATGGGAACGTATAAGTTTGTTGGCAATAAAAATTTTGCCAAAGAAATGGCTGCACAAGGAATTACATTGGCAGATGATACAGATCTTATGGTTTTCTTTGCTGTAAATATAAAAACCTCGTATGTAAAAATGCTGCATAAAAAAGGGTATAAAAATGTAGACAAAGAACAAGTAATTCCGTTGGCGGCTTTAAACGTAAGTGAAGATTATATTGATTCTATTAAAGATGCTGGAATTGGAAATATAGATATTGAAACGCTGATTCCTTTTAAATCCTTAAACATTGATAAAGCTTTTATTGAAGATATTATTAAATCAGGATATAAAAATGTTTCTCCAGAAAATCTGATCACTTTAAAATCTCAAAATATTGACGGAAAGTATATTAATGATTACCGCTCTTCGGCAAAAACAAAAAAGAATGAAAATGGAGAAGAAGATGAGGACAATATTATTGCTTTCAAAACTTTAAACATAGATAAAGCTTATATTGATTCATTTAAGAAAATGGGCTATAATGATCTTTCAAATGACGACTTAATTGCTTTAAAAGCTTTAAATGTAACTGCAGAATATGTTGGTCAATTTGAAAAAGTAGGTTATAAAAACATTTCGTCTGAAGATCTTACGGCTTTAAAATCGCAAAATATCACGGCAGATTTAATTAAGGAATATAAGGATTTGGGTTTTTCAGATCTAGATTTAAATGATATTGTGGGTGCAAAAGCGGTTGGTGCAACGCCAACTTTCATTAAAGCTATGAGAGAAAAAGGACATAACTTTAAAGATATTGGAAAGTATATAGCTTTAAAAGCAGTTGTTGGCAACTAA
- a CDS encoding BlaI/MecI/CopY family transcriptional regulator, translating into MIKLAKREEQIMQVFWDLNKAFIRDIIPLLPAPKPHYNSVATIVKILEEKGFLNRETIGNMHCFFPVIQREEYQQFALKDVVSQYFDNSYPRMLAFFAKEQKLTEKELDEIVNMIKKDSK; encoded by the coding sequence ATGATAAAATTAGCCAAACGAGAAGAACAGATTATGCAGGTTTTTTGGGATTTAAATAAAGCCTTCATCAGAGATATTATTCCATTGTTGCCAGCTCCCAAACCACATTATAATAGTGTTGCGACGATTGTCAAAATATTAGAAGAAAAAGGGTTTTTAAATCGGGAAACAATAGGGAATATGCATTGCTTTTTTCCTGTAATTCAAAGAGAAGAATATCAACAATTTGCGCTGAAAGATGTTGTGAGTCAATATTTTGATAATTCTTATCCACGAATGCTTGCCTTTTTTGCTAAAGAGCAAAAATTAACCGAAAAAGAATTGGACGAAATCGTAAACATGATAAAAAAAGATTCTAAATGA
- a CDS encoding Pr6Pr family membrane protein, which translates to MEKENTTTIKGEILLGIIFALELYGLPVQFYLLLKNPEFTFFSAAVRFFSFFTITTNTIVFLCSALLLFGGKSKANAFFKKCTTITAITVYILIVGIVFNLLLRPILDLQGHHRIVSEIFHTVVPVLFFFFWLFFVSPDRISFKTIWFWLVYPIIYMIYTIIHGFISSFYPYPFIDVTKLGLQTALINGVFVLISFVVLSVILISISKIRTKKISLED; encoded by the coding sequence ATGGAAAAAGAAAATACCACAACAATTAAAGGGGAGATTTTGCTGGGTATTATTTTTGCCCTAGAATTATATGGCTTGCCTGTACAGTTTTATTTGCTGTTAAAAAATCCTGAATTTACTTTTTTCAGCGCAGCAGTTCGTTTTTTTAGTTTCTTTACTATCACAACAAATACAATCGTTTTTCTTTGCAGTGCTTTGTTGCTATTTGGCGGTAAAAGTAAGGCAAATGCTTTTTTCAAAAAATGTACTACAATCACTGCAATTACAGTTTACATTTTGATTGTCGGAATTGTTTTTAATTTGCTCCTTCGTCCAATTTTAGATTTGCAAGGACACCATCGCATTGTAAGCGAAATTTTCCATACTGTTGTTCCTGTTTTATTTTTCTTTTTCTGGCTGTTTTTTGTAAGCCCAGATAGAATCTCTTTTAAAACCATTTGGTTTTGGTTGGTTTACCCGATTATTTATATGATTTATACCATAATTCATGGTTTTATTTCGAGTTTTTATCCCTATCCTTTTATAGATGTTACAAAACTCGGGTTGCAAACAGCGCTTATAAACGGAGTATTTGTTTTAATCTCTTTTGTGGTTTTGTCTGTGATTTTGATTTCGATTTCAAAAATTAGAACTAAGAAGATTAGCTTGGAAGACTAA
- a CDS encoding YdeI/OmpD-associated family protein — protein MTPTFFADQLDFRKWLEKNHQKEKELLVGFYKVTSKKTSMSWSESVDQALCFGWIDGVRKSIDTESYTIRFTPRKSSSIWSTINIQKIEDLTKVGLMTEAGLKAFSFRTENKSKIYSHEKEPVPLLESYEKEFKSNKTAWEFFEKQAPSYKKVMIHWIMSAKQEKTQLSRLEKTIAESEKQKRVL, from the coding sequence ATGACACCAACTTTCTTCGCAGATCAATTAGACTTTAGAAAATGGCTCGAGAAAAATCATCAGAAAGAAAAAGAACTTTTAGTTGGTTTTTATAAAGTTACGAGTAAAAAAACTTCTATGAGTTGGTCAGAATCGGTTGATCAGGCGCTTTGTTTTGGTTGGATTGATGGTGTTAGAAAATCTATTGATACGGAAAGTTATACGATTCGTTTTACTCCAAGAAAGTCTTCTAGCATTTGGAGTACGATTAATATTCAAAAGATAGAAGATTTGACAAAAGTGGGTTTGATGACAGAGGCTGGTTTGAAAGCGTTTAGTTTTAGAACCGAAAATAAGTCTAAGATTTATTCGCACGAAAAAGAACCAGTTCCGCTTTTGGAATCCTACGAAAAAGAGTTTAAAAGCAACAAAACCGCGTGGGAGTTTTTTGAGAAGCAAGCACCTTCATACAAGAAAGTTATGATTCATTGGATTATGAGCGCCAAACAGGAAAAAACACAACTTTCAAGGCTTGAAAAAACTATTGCTGAGAGCGAAAAACAGAAAAGAGTCTTGTAG
- a CDS encoding sugar-binding domain-containing protein — MIKHKNIFQKITIALLFSVSVFAQKQARIVEDFNKNWNFKLGDYPEAINANFNVSDWRALQLPHDWSIEGAFDKDAKTKQAQGFLPAGKGWYRKVFTIPANWKNKTVSIEFDGVFKNSEVFINGKSLGIRPNGYISFGYNLTQYLNFGKSNTIAVKVDNDAQPNSRWYTGSGIYRNVRLVATNKIHVAKWGTYVTTRIISKEKAVVDIDIDVKNDLTKNKLFKLVSTVLDKNNIEVAKGISDGNIPANSILQVRQNINMENPILWDTENPYLYKISTKVYDGSTLIDTYETPLGFRYFNFDSEKGFSLNGVPTKIYGVCLHHDNGALGAVENIHAVRRKLTLMKEMGANAIRMSHNPHSLEMMQLCDEMGFIVQDEAFDVWKKKKVTNDYHKDWDAWHKQDLEDFIKRDRNHPSVMMWSIGNEIREQFDSTGIAITRELAKIVRSLDTTRPVTSALTENVIEKNFIYQSGALDLLGFNYKHEDYKDFPTKFKGQKILASESVSALETRGHYDFPDGIKAWPTKHGAPFDGNADWTVSAYDQVKSYWGTTHEENWKTIKRQDFMAGTFIWTGFDYIGEPDPYPYPARSSYFGIVDLAGLPKDVYYMYQSEWSNKTVLHILPHWNWKKDQEVEVWAYYNNADEVELFLNGKSLGKKSKQNDDLHISWRVKFEPGTLKAVSRKNGKVVLEKEIRTAGEASKIDLKAEKTTIKNDTYDLVYVTVSMVDKDGNLLPTAMDLVNFEVTGGGKLVGVDNGYQANLDSFKANSCKLFNGKCVVIIQSNGKKEKIQLKATASGLQASTIKVEVN; from the coding sequence ATGATTAAACATAAAAACATATTTCAAAAAATTACAATTGCCTTATTATTTTCGGTATCAGTTTTTGCACAAAAACAAGCCAGAATTGTAGAAGATTTCAATAAAAACTGGAACTTCAAATTAGGAGATTATCCAGAGGCAATAAATGCCAATTTCAATGTATCAGATTGGAGAGCGCTTCAATTACCGCACGATTGGAGTATTGAAGGCGCTTTTGATAAAGATGCCAAAACCAAACAAGCACAAGGATTTTTACCGGCTGGAAAAGGCTGGTATCGTAAAGTTTTTACTATTCCTGCAAATTGGAAAAACAAAACAGTTTCGATTGAATTTGATGGTGTTTTTAAGAACAGTGAAGTTTTCATTAATGGAAAATCATTAGGAATTCGTCCAAATGGCTATATTTCTTTTGGATATAACTTGACGCAATATTTAAACTTTGGAAAATCAAATACGATTGCCGTAAAAGTTGATAACGATGCACAACCGAATTCAAGATGGTATACAGGTTCAGGGATTTATAGAAATGTACGTTTAGTTGCAACTAATAAAATTCATGTAGCAAAATGGGGAACTTATGTAACTACAAGAATTATTTCTAAAGAAAAAGCTGTTGTTGATATTGATATTGACGTAAAGAATGATTTGACTAAGAATAAACTTTTTAAGTTAGTCTCGACAGTTTTAGATAAAAACAATATTGAAGTAGCAAAAGGAATTTCTGATGGAAATATTCCTGCAAATTCAATATTACAAGTTAGACAGAATATCAATATGGAAAACCCAATTCTTTGGGATACAGAAAATCCATATTTATATAAAATAAGCACTAAAGTTTATGATGGCTCAACTTTAATTGATACCTATGAAACACCGCTTGGTTTTAGATACTTCAATTTTGATTCAGAAAAAGGATTTTCATTAAATGGTGTTCCAACTAAAATATACGGAGTTTGTCTGCATCACGATAATGGCGCTTTGGGTGCGGTTGAAAATATTCATGCGGTTAGAAGAAAACTGACTTTGATGAAAGAAATGGGAGCAAACGCGATCAGAATGTCTCATAACCCGCATTCGTTGGAAATGATGCAATTGTGCGACGAAATGGGATTCATTGTTCAGGACGAAGCTTTTGACGTTTGGAAAAAGAAAAAAGTAACCAACGATTACCATAAAGATTGGGATGCTTGGCACAAACAGGATTTAGAAGATTTTATCAAAAGAGATCGCAATCATCCATCGGTTATGATGTGGAGTATCGGGAACGAAATCAGAGAACAGTTTGATTCAACTGGAATCGCGATTACCAGAGAATTAGCTAAAATTGTAAGATCACTAGACACAACTCGTCCAGTAACTTCGGCTTTGACCGAAAATGTAATTGAGAAAAACTTTATTTATCAGTCTGGAGCTTTAGATCTTTTGGGATTCAATTACAAACACGAAGATTATAAAGATTTTCCAACGAAATTTAAAGGACAGAAAATATTAGCTTCAGAAAGTGTTTCGGCTTTAGAAACACGTGGCCATTATGATTTTCCTGACGGAATTAAAGCTTGGCCAACAAAACACGGTGCTCCGTTTGATGGAAATGCAGATTGGACGGTTTCGGCTTATGATCAGGTAAAATCGTATTGGGGCACAACGCACGAAGAAAACTGGAAAACTATCAAAAGGCAGGATTTCATGGCAGGAACTTTTATTTGGACAGGTTTTGATTATATTGGAGAACCTGATCCGTATCCGTATCCTGCAAGAAGTTCGTATTTCGGAATCGTTGATCTAGCTGGACTTCCAAAAGATGTTTATTATATGTACCAAAGCGAATGGTCTAACAAAACTGTTCTGCATATTTTACCGCATTGGAACTGGAAAAAAGACCAAGAAGTCGAAGTTTGGGCCTATTATAATAATGCTGATGAAGTAGAATTATTTTTAAACGGAAAGTCGTTAGGAAAAAAATCAAAACAAAATGATGATTTGCATATTTCATGGCGCGTAAAATTTGAACCTGGAACTTTAAAAGCCGTTTCAAGAAAGAACGGAAAAGTGGTTTTAGAGAAAGAAATCCGCACAGCAGGAGAAGCTTCTAAAATTGATTTAAAAGCTGAAAAAACTACAATCAAAAATGACACTTACGATTTGGTTTATGTAACCGTTTCAATGGTTGATAAAGATGGAAACTTATTACCAACTGCAATGGATTTAGTCAATTTTGAAGTAACAGGCGGAGGAAAATTAGTTGGGGTTGATAATGGTTATCAGGCTAATTTAGATTCTTTTAAAGCCAATTCTTGTAAATTGTTTAATGGAAAATGCGTTGTAATTATTCAGTCGAATGGGAAGAAAGAAAAGATTCAGTTGAAAGCGACGGCTTCTGGTTTACAAGCTTCAACAATCAAAGTTGAAGTGAATTAA
- a CDS encoding malectin domain-containing carbohydrate-binding protein: MNRIVFFIFCFFSSLCFVWSQSKDSGKFRKEISLNSSWETVILDNLPLKEEDFVENPKTDSNWQKVSVPHNWDQYYGFRRTKHGNLHGTAWYKKTLKLDKKDSSKQHFLYFEGVSSYATVWVNGKKVGEHKGGRTTFTLDISKAVSFDKENIIVVKAAHPSFIADLPWVCGGCSGEWGFSEGSQPMGIFRPVSLVVTNDVRIQPFGVHIWNDKSVSKQKAILHTTTEIKNYSASQRNFTIENILLDATGKKVVIIKSDNKINSGETKEIALTLPEIQNPKLWSPSNPYLYKLVTSVYENGKIIDQLTTSYGIRWVSWPVSRDGKDNRFFINDEPIFVNGVCEYEHLIGKSHSFSDEMIHSRIEQIKAGGFNAFREAHQPHNLLYQKELDENGILFWSQFSAHIWYDTPEFKENFKTLLREWIKERRNSPSVVMWGLQNESTIPKEFAEECTQIIREMDPLSASQRIVTTCNGGEGTDWNVVQNWSGTYGGDPLKYHLEMTTQLLNGEYGAWRSADLHTEGEFDQKGTLSENRFSQLMEIKVREAESVKDKIAGQFNWLFASHENPGRVQNGEGFRDIDKVGPVNYKGLFTIWGEPLDAFYMYRANYVSNKTNPMVYIVSHTWPSRWEKPGIKNGIDIYSNCDEVELFNDVNKASLGKLKNPGIGQHFQFNNVNIQYNVLYAVGYVNKKAVAKDYIVLNNFPKAPSFDALTSEKTDITKAQKGYNYIYRVNCGGSELTDSAGNTWLTDTHKNGQNTWGSLSWTDNFEKLPDFFASQRTTFDPINGTKDPELFQSFRYGVDKLRYEFPVPDGEYLVELYFTEPWYGTGGGMDCKGWRLFDVAINDNVVLKDFDILAEAGHDNALKKTFKVKSTNGKIVISFPNVKASQALISAIAIATKDIHARPAGESPRNIQNLVLDSYDKTNRVASWLDINSKQYSDSDVVFTELPSEVFGADYLQFSSNSKNKGSFTAKEDSELYLFIDNKNLNLERFSEYKKLEEKAKNSSQIEYVVFTKKVKKGEKVLFDNSENINTIAVVPTYDMGEKDDSRPVVIIEAEKAKITGTGIEKGNFKKADYIEFTKKTNNSIEFEVKPGVAGIYLMRFRFMNRNEIPMKVKFKMEDAYGILMRNDTIEFFPSPEKWKILNTTSGGYINAGTYKITLEGDDLKGLMLDNFEFQ, from the coding sequence ATGAATAGAATAGTTTTTTTTATTTTTTGTTTTTTTTCAAGTCTTTGCTTTGTTTGGAGTCAGAGCAAAGATTCGGGGAAGTTTCGTAAAGAAATTTCACTGAATTCGTCTTGGGAAACCGTAATACTGGATAATCTTCCGCTGAAAGAAGAAGATTTTGTAGAAAATCCAAAAACTGATTCCAATTGGCAAAAGGTTAGTGTGCCTCACAATTGGGATCAGTATTATGGTTTCAGAAGAACAAAACATGGAAATTTACATGGTACCGCTTGGTACAAAAAAACACTAAAACTCGATAAGAAAGACAGTTCAAAACAGCATTTTCTTTATTTTGAAGGCGTAAGTTCTTATGCAACAGTTTGGGTAAATGGTAAAAAAGTGGGCGAACACAAAGGCGGAAGAACTACTTTCACCTTAGACATTTCCAAAGCGGTTTCTTTCGATAAAGAAAATATCATTGTAGTTAAAGCAGCGCATCCCTCTTTTATTGCCGATCTGCCTTGGGTTTGCGGAGGTTGTTCAGGAGAATGGGGATTTTCTGAAGGTTCTCAGCCAATGGGGATTTTCAGGCCAGTTTCTTTGGTTGTTACAAATGATGTGAGAATTCAGCCGTTTGGCGTTCATATCTGGAATGACAAATCGGTTTCCAAACAAAAAGCAATTCTTCATACCACTACAGAAATCAAGAATTACAGCGCTTCACAACGAAACTTTACTATTGAAAATATCCTTCTTGATGCTACGGGGAAGAAAGTTGTTATTATAAAAAGTGACAACAAAATCAATTCGGGAGAAACAAAGGAAATAGCACTGACACTTCCTGAGATTCAGAATCCGAAATTATGGTCGCCATCTAATCCATATTTGTATAAATTGGTGACTTCTGTTTATGAAAACGGAAAAATAATCGATCAGTTAACAACTTCGTACGGAATTCGTTGGGTAAGCTGGCCAGTTAGTCGTGACGGAAAAGACAATCGTTTTTTCATCAATGATGAACCTATTTTTGTAAACGGTGTTTGCGAATACGAACATTTGATTGGAAAAAGTCATTCGTTTTCAGATGAAATGATTCATTCCCGAATCGAACAAATCAAAGCAGGCGGATTTAATGCTTTTAGAGAAGCGCATCAGCCTCATAATTTATTATATCAAAAAGAATTAGACGAAAACGGAATCCTGTTTTGGAGCCAGTTTTCAGCACATATTTGGTACGATACGCCAGAATTTAAAGAAAACTTCAAAACCCTTTTACGAGAATGGATTAAAGAACGCAGAAACAGTCCATCTGTAGTAATGTGGGGATTGCAGAATGAAAGCACTATTCCGAAGGAATTTGCAGAAGAATGTACCCAGATTATCCGCGAAATGGATCCGTTATCAGCATCGCAAAGAATCGTAACAACTTGTAACGGTGGAGAAGGAACAGATTGGAATGTCGTTCAAAACTGGTCGGGAACGTATGGCGGAGATCCGTTAAAGTATCATTTGGAAATGACTACTCAGTTATTAAACGGAGAATACGGCGCATGGCGTTCTGCCGATTTACATACCGAAGGCGAGTTTGACCAAAAAGGAACTTTAAGCGAAAACCGTTTTTCTCAATTGATGGAAATTAAAGTTAGAGAAGCCGAATCGGTAAAAGATAAAATTGCGGGACAATTCAACTGGCTTTTTGCTTCGCACGAAAATCCGGGACGAGTGCAAAACGGTGAAGGTTTTAGAGATATTGACAAAGTTGGTCCGGTAAATTACAAAGGACTTTTCACGATCTGGGGCGAACCTTTAGATGCATTTTATATGTATCGCGCCAATTATGTTTCGAACAAAACCAATCCGATGGTGTATATCGTTTCTCACACTTGGCCAAGTCGTTGGGAAAAGCCGGGAATCAAAAACGGAATCGATATTTATTCGAATTGTGACGAAGTAGAATTATTTAATGATGTCAATAAAGCTTCACTTGGAAAACTAAAAAATCCAGGAATCGGACAGCATTTTCAGTTCAATAATGTCAATATTCAGTACAATGTTTTATATGCTGTTGGGTATGTAAACAAAAAAGCGGTTGCTAAAGATTATATCGTTTTAAATAACTTTCCAAAAGCACCAAGTTTTGATGCTTTAACGTCTGAGAAAACAGATATAACAAAAGCCCAAAAAGGGTATAATTACATTTATAGAGTAAATTGCGGAGGTTCTGAATTAACAGATTCTGCTGGAAATACTTGGTTAACGGATACTCATAAGAACGGACAAAATACTTGGGGCTCTTTATCTTGGACAGATAATTTTGAAAAACTTCCAGACTTTTTTGCCAGTCAAAGAACAACTTTCGACCCGATAAACGGAACAAAAGACCCAGAATTATTCCAGAGCTTTAGATACGGAGTAGATAAACTGCGTTACGAATTTCCAGTTCCAGATGGCGAATATTTAGTTGAATTATATTTCACAGAACCGTGGTACGGAACTGGAGGCGGAATGGATTGCAAAGGCTGGCGATTGTTTGATGTTGCCATCAACGATAATGTTGTTTTAAAAGATTTCGATATTTTGGCAGAAGCTGGACATGATAACGCTTTGAAGAAAACATTTAAAGTAAAAAGTACAAACGGAAAAATTGTGATTTCATTTCCAAATGTTAAAGCTTCACAGGCGTTAATTTCGGCGATTGCAATTGCTACGAAAGATATTCATGCAAGACCAGCAGGCGAATCTCCAAGAAACATTCAGAATCTGGTTTTAGATTCTTATGATAAAACTAACAGAGTAGCTTCATGGCTGGATATTAATTCAAAACAATATTCAGATTCTGATGTTGTTTTTACCGAATTGCCTTCAGAGGTTTTTGGTGCTGATTATTTACAGTTTTCATCTAATTCTAAAAATAAAGGATCGTTTACAGCTAAAGAAGATTCAGAATTATATCTTTTTATAGATAATAAAAATTTGAATTTAGAGCGATTTTCTGAATATAAAAAGTTAGAAGAAAAAGCTAAAAATAGCAGTCAAATCGAATATGTAGTTTTTACTAAAAAAGTAAAGAAAGGCGAGAAGGTTCTTTTTGATAATTCAGAAAATATAAACACAATTGCGGTCGTTCCAACTTACGATATGGGCGAAAAAGACGATTCGAGACCAGTTGTAATTATTGAAGCCGAAAAGGCAAAAATAACGGGAACTGGAATAGAAAAAGGAAATTTCAAAAAAGCCGATTATATTGAGTTCACAAAAAAGACAAACAATAGCATCGAGTTTGAAGTTAAACCAGGAGTTGCCGGAATTTATTTAATGCGTTTTCGTTTTATGAATAGAAATGAAATTCCGATGAAAGTGAAATTCAAAATGGAAGATGCGTACGGAATTTTAATGCGAAATGATACGATTGAGTTTTTCCCTTCACCAGAAAAATGGAAAATTTTGAATACGACTTCTGGCGGTTATATTAATGCAGGAACGTATAAAATTACGCTTGAAGGAGATGATTTGAAGGGATTAATGTTGGATAATTTCGAATTTCAATAA